From Vigna unguiculata cultivar IT97K-499-35 chromosome 5, ASM411807v1, whole genome shotgun sequence, the proteins below share one genomic window:
- the LOC114184679 gene encoding uncharacterized protein LOC114184679 has protein sequence MYKDLKATFWWKGMKTNVADYVASCLVCQKGKIEHQRPGGTLEPLDIPQWKWDIISMDFVTHMPRSEIHIEILAVAAESLRHSVENELGLSSFDRCYHSNIGMAPYEALYNRRCQTLLYWQQDGDRQKFYADKRRLLEFEAGDHITRRIGLVAYEIALPPHLANLHNVFHVSQLRKYIAYPTHVLKEDNVQVLWDEATQEMTWEMEDLMSKSYPHLFPEARQVTHTISVHFLGSCKEPPSGELGFLDEGLDGGD, from the exons atgtataaagatCTGAAAGCGACCTTCTGGTGGAAAGGTATGAAGACAAATGTAGCGGATTATGTGGCATCGTGTTTAGTATGTCAGAAGGGGAAGATTGAGCATCAGAGGCCGGGTGGTACGCTGGAGCCTCTGGATATTCCTCAATGGAAGTGGGACAtcatttccatggattttgttactCACATGCCAC GATCCGAGATTCACATCGAGATTCTGGCAGTAGCTGCAGAAAGCCTTAGGCACTCAGTTGAGAATGAGCTCGGCCTATCATCCTTTGACAGATG CTATCATTCCAACATTGGAATGGCACCGTACGAGGCGTTGTATAACAGAAGATGCCAGACACTGTTATACTGGCAACAGGATGGAGA TCGGCAGAAGTTCTATGCAGATAAGAGAAGGCTGCTTGAGTTTGAGGCAGGTGACCAT ATCACAAGGAGGATTGGACTGGTGGCATACGAGATTGCTTTGCCACCTCACTTGGCAAATCTGCACAATGTCTTCCACGTTTCACAACTCAGGAAGTACATTGCATATCCTACTCATGTGTTGAAGGAGGACAATGTTCAG GTTCTCTGGGACGAGGCAACTCAGGAGATGacgtgggagatggaggatctcatgAGCAAGTCTTATCCCCACTTGTTTCCTG AAGCCCGCCAGGTGACTCATACTATTTCTGTTCATTTTCTGGGTTCCTGCAAGGAACCGCCTAGCGGTGAGCTGGGTTTCCTTGATGAAGGGCTTGACGGTGGTGATTGA